A region of bacterium DNA encodes the following proteins:
- a CDS encoding tetratricopeptide repeat protein: MPRMSRRAAAVALVLVFAFAARAADDVLTAYTEALKLARAGEPDKAVALYRDLLAANPDHKLADDILYQIAATSERHLYDYPAAREAYAALVERFPQSNHVRRAKAALQRLKDSAVAGDVPLAAFNAVLAQYYRVGAEESLARMEKLMADYPDVPFAERAWTFIAEERLRLERFDGAIQAYLHVMRTWPSPLNETTGWLALANAYAERRDLDAAQSAYEKLAEYASTNEFAAAASADGLRRVRDFRIMRRLFVVCLAIVVVYAAFAAWLIDWRGARWSSVASIWPEALILLLVVGGTLTAVRDRGMTFITGIAALMFAGIAMLAGNALVADSPKVGPKAMPYVPFFGILAAVAAIYVTYFATDLANVLWDSLLYEMEYGSLQ; this comes from the coding sequence ATGCCGCGCATGTCGCGCCGCGCCGCCGCCGTTGCCTTGGTACTCGTTTTCGCGTTTGCCGCGCGCGCCGCGGACGACGTGCTGACGGCGTATACGGAGGCCCTGAAACTCGCGCGTGCGGGCGAGCCGGACAAGGCCGTCGCGTTGTACCGCGACCTGCTTGCGGCGAATCCCGATCACAAGCTCGCCGACGACATCCTGTACCAGATCGCGGCGACGAGCGAACGCCATCTTTACGACTACCCCGCCGCGCGCGAAGCCTACGCCGCGCTTGTCGAACGATTTCCGCAAAGCAATCACGTCCGGCGCGCGAAGGCGGCGCTGCAACGCTTAAAAGACAGCGCCGTCGCGGGTGACGTGCCGCTGGCCGCGTTCAACGCGGTGCTCGCGCAGTATTACCGCGTCGGAGCCGAGGAATCGCTCGCGCGGATGGAAAAGCTTATGGCCGACTATCCGGATGTTCCCTTCGCGGAACGGGCGTGGACGTTCATCGCGGAGGAACGGCTGCGGCTTGAGCGGTTTGACGGCGCGATCCAGGCCTACCTCCACGTCATGCGGACGTGGCCGTCGCCGCTGAACGAAACGACCGGCTGGCTCGCGCTCGCGAACGCCTATGCGGAGCGCCGCGATCTCGACGCCGCGCAATCCGCCTACGAAAAACTCGCCGAATACGCCTCGACCAACGAATTCGCGGCCGCGGCCTCCGCCGACGGCCTGCGTCGCGTGCGTGACTTCCGGATCATGCGCCGCCTTTTCGTTGTGTGCCTGGCGATCGTCGTCGTTTACGCCGCCTTTGCCGCGTGGTTGATCGACTGGCGCGGCGCGCGATGGTCGAGCGTGGCGTCGATCTGGCCGGAGGCGCTCATCCTCCTGCTCGTGGTCGGCGGCACGCTTACCGCCGTCCGCGATCGCGGCATGACGTTCATCACCGGCATCGCGGCGTTGATGTTCGCCGGCATTGCGATGCTGGCCGGGAACGCGCTTGTCGCGGATTCGCCGAAGGTCGGCCCCAAGGCGATGCCCTACGTGCCGTTTTTCGGTATTCTGGCGGCGGTCGCGGCGATCTACGTCACGTATTTTGCGACGGACCTGGCGAATGTGCTATGGGACTCACTTCTTTATGAAATGGAATATGGCAGTCTCCAGTGA
- a CDS encoding CPBP family intramembrane metalloprotease → MSALHATLIACLAIWAGLALARWIDWRMSPIAMGAAVFGGGAAIVAIRHRMSAIQLGAVWPSRRAWIEIAACVAVVIPVYVIAHIRLHTLLYGPPPFGPTVLDLLAALPPQFVLVAACEELFFRGAILGVMIRGRRAPGSILAELLNAPNVTQAALFALAHLFLGSFRQSDVLSSLSTFFPALLFGALRVRHESLAGPIILHTLGNLVVLAIEGRV, encoded by the coding sequence ATGTCCGCGCTTCACGCCACGCTCATCGCGTGCCTTGCGATCTGGGCCGGTCTTGCGCTTGCGCGTTGGATTGATTGGCGGATGTCGCCGATCGCGATGGGCGCCGCCGTGTTTGGGGGCGGCGCGGCGATCGTCGCCATTCGACATCGGATGTCGGCGATCCAACTTGGCGCCGTATGGCCGTCGCGCCGCGCGTGGATCGAGATCGCGGCGTGCGTCGCCGTCGTGATCCCCGTCTACGTGATCGCGCACATCCGGCTCCATACTTTGCTTTACGGACCGCCGCCGTTCGGGCCGACCGTTCTTGATCTGCTCGCCGCGCTGCCGCCGCAGTTCGTCCTGGTCGCCGCGTGTGAGGAGCTGTTCTTTCGCGGCGCGATTCTTGGCGTGATGATACGAGGTCGGCGTGCGCCCGGCTCGATACTCGCCGAGCTGCTCAACGCGCCGAATGTCACGCAGGCCGCATTGTTCGCGCTGGCGCACCTGTTCCTCGGGAGCTTTCGCCAAAGCGACGTGCTCTCGTCGCTTTCGACCTTCTTTCCGGCGCTCTTATTCGGCGCCCTGCGCGTGCGCCACGAGTCGCTGGCCGGGCCGATCATCCTGCACACGCTCGGCAATCTCGTCGTGCTCGCGATCGAAGGCCGCGTCTGA